The following are encoded in a window of Maridesulfovibrio bastinii DSM 16055 genomic DNA:
- a CDS encoding YqaJ viral recombinase family protein yields MASPTRKEWLEARKKGIGGSDAAAVLGQNPWKTNVELWEEKTGRRESEDISDKECVRYGVSCEPLMREMFKMDYPEFRVKHEENVVLQHPVYPQLQASLDGMLWDQAGRLGILEIKTTTVQRGSDYDKWKGQVPQNYFIQLLHYMLVTGAQFAMLKARIKNEWGSEVSITEKHYRFERSDHTADLEYLLQAELEFWEYVLSDTRPDLILPEI; encoded by the coding sequence ATGGCAAGCCCAACCCGCAAAGAATGGCTTGAAGCCCGTAAAAAAGGAATTGGCGGTAGCGATGCTGCCGCCGTCCTCGGGCAGAATCCTTGGAAAACCAATGTAGAACTCTGGGAAGAGAAAACCGGCCGCAGAGAATCCGAGGACATTTCAGACAAAGAATGCGTCAGATATGGCGTATCTTGTGAGCCTCTTATGCGGGAGATGTTCAAGATGGATTACCCGGAATTCAGAGTTAAACACGAAGAAAACGTTGTTCTCCAGCATCCGGTTTATCCCCAACTGCAAGCCTCTCTCGACGGCATGCTCTGGGATCAGGCCGGGAGACTCGGAATACTGGAAATCAAGACCACTACCGTCCAGCGCGGCTCTGACTACGACAAGTGGAAAGGCCAGGTTCCGCAAAACTATTTCATTCAGCTGCTTCATTACATGCTGGTCACCGGCGCACAGTTTGCCATGTTGAAGGCCAGAATCAAAAATGAATGGGGCAGCGAAGTCAGCATAACTGAAAAACATTACCGGTTCGAAAGATCGGACCACACAGCTGATCTTGAATACCTGCTTCAGGCCGAACTGGAGTTCTGGGAATACGTTTTATCAGACACAAGGCCGGATTTGATCCTGCCGGAAATATAA
- a CDS encoding helix-turn-helix domain-containing protein: MNVLETYRHNKKMTYEALAKVVGLSSVAVYRHCKKQRPISGESALLYHIKLGIPLKELRPDLYEQTKNKAA, translated from the coding sequence ATGAACGTACTCGAAACATATCGCCATAATAAAAAAATGACCTATGAAGCTTTGGCAAAGGTTGTTGGGCTTAGTTCAGTTGCTGTCTATCGGCACTGTAAAAAACAGCGTCCGATTTCGGGAGAATCCGCTTTGCTTTATCACATCAAGCTCGGGATTCCTCTAAAGGAATTGCGGCCTGATTTGTATGAACAGACGAAAAACAAGGCGGCTTAG
- a CDS encoding phage head spike fiber domain-containing protein — translation MSVPTVNVTCTVNDSEGNPVEGARVSAKLSTAEKYNGFVVPLTTNAVSDSTGVAVLALFPNQLGSEGSEYAFKIMNPSTGKSIKFSAVIPNLDCNLFEIANVPPYPREYVGETFSKPVFEARDKTLESMVDAESSKTAAAQSEANALASENNASSFAADAQQSKSEALGSSISASTSAGQAQTAKIAAESARDGAVVAKGGAEAARDGAVSAKNSVDASVASIPGLIDTEKVAAVGAVQSQETTSVAAVQAVYQNDLDLLKSKQAREIGGTAYQTILGFPCPPSLEVKAWDAKDNTNGVPDGFTFARASSATQVNAVGQIETVANDVLRHDYGPETGEYKGFLIEEQRTNLLTYSEQFDNAAWSKVDASILTDAVVAPDGSSSGVKLVENTNTSVHYCRQDATAVSGNYYTSSLFAKAGERDHLIIIMSSSGFGTNVKAVFDLVNVTATVEVAGTNTSANIKSDGNGWFRCWVTSQATASAGFIHRYDLNNGETNTYKGDGVSGIYLWGAQFEQGSFPTSYIPTTTAAATRGDYTLSIATADFPYNQNEGTIFVEFIADVPPNGRIVSFSLGGDLIELRTWGDGGLRGSIYKSGAYEVNLSAGLQTSETVKISFGFSQNDVALVRDGQLKAEDLSASIPVMSSLTVGSRNTGYQYINSNIRRVLYFPRRLSNEQLQALTR, via the coding sequence ATGAGTGTGCCTACCGTAAACGTAACTTGTACCGTCAATGACTCCGAGGGTAATCCGGTTGAAGGCGCAAGGGTTTCTGCCAAGCTCAGTACAGCCGAGAAATACAACGGGTTTGTGGTCCCACTTACTACCAATGCTGTCTCTGACTCCACTGGTGTTGCTGTATTAGCTCTGTTCCCTAACCAACTTGGAAGCGAAGGAAGCGAGTACGCTTTTAAAATTATGAACCCGTCTACGGGCAAATCAATCAAATTTTCTGCGGTGATCCCAAATCTGGATTGCAATCTGTTCGAGATTGCCAATGTGCCGCCATATCCGCGTGAATATGTGGGGGAGACATTCAGCAAGCCTGTGTTTGAAGCCAGAGATAAGACCTTGGAGTCTATGGTGGATGCTGAATCATCAAAGACTGCTGCCGCACAGTCGGAGGCTAATGCGTTGGCTTCCGAGAATAACGCTTCCTCGTTTGCCGCTGATGCTCAGCAGAGCAAGAGCGAGGCTTTAGGTTCGTCTATTTCTGCCAGTACTTCGGCTGGGCAGGCTCAAACTGCCAAGATTGCGGCTGAGAGTGCGCGGGACGGGGCGGTGGTCGCAAAAGGTGGGGCTGAAGCTGCGCGGGACGGAGCCGTCAGTGCGAAGAACTCTGTTGATGCCTCAGTGGCTTCAATCCCGGGGTTGATTGATACGGAGAAGGTTGCGGCCGTTGGAGCTGTTCAGAGTCAGGAGACAACTAGCGTAGCCGCTGTTCAAGCCGTTTACCAAAATGATTTGGACCTGCTTAAATCCAAACAGGCCCGTGAGATTGGTGGAACTGCATACCAGACCATTCTCGGTTTTCCGTGCCCACCGTCCTTGGAGGTAAAGGCGTGGGATGCAAAGGACAATACAAACGGAGTTCCTGATGGATTCACTTTTGCTCGTGCGTCAAGCGCAACACAGGTTAATGCCGTTGGTCAGATTGAGACAGTTGCCAACGATGTTTTGCGCCATGATTATGGCCCTGAAACGGGAGAGTACAAGGGCTTTTTGATTGAGGAACAGCGGACGAATTTGCTTACTTATTCGGAGCAATTTGACAATGCCGCGTGGTCTAAAGTCGATGCATCAATTTTAACTGACGCCGTGGTTGCTCCAGATGGGTCATCATCCGGTGTCAAGTTAGTAGAAAACACAAATACAAGCGTCCATTATTGCAGGCAGGACGCAACTGCCGTTAGTGGAAATTACTATACCTCTTCGTTGTTTGCAAAAGCGGGAGAGCGTGACCACTTGATCATCATCATGTCGTCCTCTGGATTCGGAACAAACGTAAAAGCTGTTTTTGATTTGGTTAACGTAACAGCAACCGTGGAAGTAGCGGGAACGAATACCAGTGCTAACATAAAATCAGATGGAAATGGTTGGTTCCGTTGCTGGGTTACATCTCAAGCTACCGCATCGGCTGGTTTTATACATAGATACGATCTGAACAACGGAGAGACAAACACGTATAAAGGGGACGGCGTATCTGGGATCTATCTTTGGGGCGCACAATTCGAACAAGGATCTTTCCCCACATCATACATTCCCACCACAACCGCAGCAGCTACACGGGGGGATTATACTCTGAGTATTGCCACTGCTGACTTCCCTTACAATCAGAATGAAGGGACTATTTTTGTTGAGTTTATAGCTGACGTACCTCCCAATGGTAGAATTGTATCTTTCTCTTTAGGGGGTGATTTAATTGAGTTGAGAACGTGGGGGGATGGGGGCTTACGTGGTTCTATATATAAGTCTGGAGCTTACGAGGTAAACCTCTCCGCAGGCTTACAGACTTCGGAGACAGTGAAGATTTCTTTTGGATTTAGCCAAAACGATGTTGCTCTTGTGCGAGACGGGCAGTTGAAAGCGGAAGACCTATCTGCATCAATTCCCGTTATGTCGTCTTTAACCGTAGGCAGCCGAAATACAGGATACCAATATATAAATAGCAACATTAGACGAGTGTTATATTTCCCTCGCCGACTCTCAAACGAACAACTTCAAGCTCTTACGAGGTAA
- a CDS encoding terminase large subunit domain-containing protein, which yields MAANRVGKTEGGGGYEVALHLTGRYPDWWEGRRFDHPTTGWAAGDTSQTTRDTVQFKLLGELDELGTGLIPAEDIIEIKRKAGSVPDCIETIYVRHVSGGISRLTFKSFDQKRKAFQGTEKDFIWLDEEPPMDVYQECLIRTMTTNGLMLLTFTPLEGMSEVVLSFIPGGKLPDDGRCLFSDSKYVVFASWDDVPHLTVKAKKELLAEIPPFQRAARSKGIPQLGAGAVYPLDEEEYKVKPFAIPQHWPRGYAMDVGWNWTAAIWGAWDRENDIIYLYVEHKRSHAEPVVHADVIKRNGDWMKGAVDPASRGRSQKDGESLFEIYTDPEGLNLNLVNANNGVESGLHQVWQRLTTGRLKVFSTLSAFFNEVRLYRRDENGKIVKENDHIMDAVRYLIATKDEVFALKSDEKRRGWRPNRRRR from the coding sequence ATGGCTGCTAACCGAGTCGGCAAGACTGAAGGCGGTGGGGGCTATGAGGTAGCTCTGCATCTGACCGGCAGATATCCAGATTGGTGGGAAGGGCGTCGTTTTGATCACCCTACAACCGGTTGGGCCGCAGGTGATACAAGTCAGACGACTCGTGACACTGTTCAATTTAAATTACTTGGTGAACTGGATGAACTGGGAACCGGGCTTATTCCGGCTGAAGACATTATTGAGATTAAGCGCAAGGCTGGATCAGTACCTGATTGTATTGAGACTATCTACGTCCGTCACGTTTCTGGCGGAATCTCTCGTCTGACATTCAAGTCCTTCGACCAGAAGAGAAAAGCATTTCAGGGCACAGAAAAGGATTTCATCTGGCTCGATGAAGAACCTCCCATGGATGTTTATCAAGAGTGCTTGATCCGTACTATGACTACAAACGGGCTTATGTTGCTGACGTTTACTCCGCTTGAGGGAATGTCAGAAGTTGTCCTCTCTTTCATCCCCGGTGGCAAGCTTCCTGACGATGGCCGGTGTCTCTTCAGCGATTCAAAGTACGTGGTATTCGCATCGTGGGATGACGTCCCGCATTTGACGGTAAAGGCTAAAAAAGAACTACTTGCAGAGATCCCACCGTTTCAACGTGCTGCTCGTTCAAAAGGTATTCCACAGCTTGGAGCCGGGGCAGTCTATCCACTTGATGAAGAGGAATACAAGGTCAAACCGTTTGCGATTCCTCAGCACTGGCCAAGAGGTTACGCGATGGATGTGGGATGGAACTGGACGGCTGCAATATGGGGAGCTTGGGATCGAGAGAACGATATTATTTATCTCTATGTCGAGCACAAGCGTTCACATGCAGAGCCCGTAGTACATGCCGATGTGATCAAGCGTAACGGAGATTGGATGAAAGGAGCAGTTGATCCGGCTTCCAGAGGGCGCAGCCAGAAAGATGGTGAATCACTTTTTGAAATATATACAGATCCTGAGGGGCTGAATCTAAATTTAGTAAACGCAAATAACGGAGTTGAGTCTGGTCTACATCAGGTCTGGCAACGTTTGACGACTGGCCGTCTTAAAGTTTTTTCTACTCTTAGCGCATTTTTTAATGAAGTCCGCCTCTACCGTCGTGATGAGAACGGCAAGATCGTCAAGGAGAATGATCACATAATGGACGCAGTACGATATCTCATTGCAACCAAAGATGAAGTTTTTGCTCTAAAGTCTGATGAAAAGCGGAGGGGATGGAGACCGAACAGGAGGCGCAGGTAA
- a CDS encoding DUF2829 domain-containing protein → MNFGKAIEAMKEGRAVRRKGWNGKGIFIKIQSPDENSFMSHSYIYIDTTGLKTDNPDAPKNRVPWLASQTDMLAEDWVLAE, encoded by the coding sequence ATGAATTTCGGAAAAGCAATCGAAGCAATGAAAGAAGGTAGGGCTGTTCGCCGCAAGGGATGGAACGGCAAGGGGATTTTCATCAAGATCCAAAGCCCAGATGAAAACAGTTTTATGTCTCACTCATATATCTACATCGACACAACCGGGCTTAAGACTGACAACCCCGACGCTCCTAAAAATCGTGTGCCTTGGCTTGCAAGTCAGACTGACATGCTGGCTGAAGACTGGGTTCTGGCGGAGTAA
- a CDS encoding phage tail tip fiber protein — protein MATKGKKSTNLPAVPAGVDKQTRDFLTALKETVETMQGKRRNSFMDSVVTFRDLQSMGLKVSNKVGTEADYDFTRFLRSDNPPNPPRNLVVEQQIFANKLTWENPSDKDLSHIEVWCSVGSDSLSDSERIAVVTKPVAEYTHSGLNTRTSHYYWIRSFNWAGKYSVWAPKQGGYLVEASLDTAREESLHVLQNSITEGQLYGDLNSRIDLVDGPESLPGSVNARVKTEETARTDADGALAAQVQIVQANVDDNTAAIQTEATARADADGALAAEYYIKTDVNGYIAGFGVANDGATSEAVFLVDKFAVITPGQTPKVPFVIAPLDGVPTVGIDGNMIVDGSISARTLDAEIITGAFLAASAQIQLGLNGLLRMQEGAKLFAGAGNLLLDTSGNKTRLMIGQDGALDVDGNVAAEMDYMVLFGGDIQFYRWLDNDHRMYKALKRWETGWANNGEWVEIPGYWLAPPKIQLSPRNLTCYDHASPTVNQALNTNVTEIDLIEGYNNRYKFKANARLVIAAGSSDFNVGLSDLVTTDDDFARTSAYTTPNYCTAASIKCYVRSKKPTEIINTYHKRNVLIEIYVDNEKKSEQLVEIGETLGPKEVITFISGLNSGIHKIYLKATASDSEGTFVTADGLKYDERTISGYTEYTDPEAHASASANSYPSGSDSDSDYDRFPVPYPSAGDGWERVKAFYTFTYSKRTTATDLASASAGFSLRGGLSDGQNIVDTVEITPPVSSAKVSASASASAHKPEEYGSAYASIQVHSISVSMTVRKPKASNDMAETEIIFDSATLTLTGANPLAEGTVNYIAIGE, from the coding sequence ATGGCAACTAAAGGAAAGAAGTCCACCAACCTGCCTGCTGTTCCAGCTGGCGTGGACAAGCAGACCCGTGATTTCCTGACAGCTCTCAAAGAAACGGTGGAAACTATGCAGGGCAAGAGGCGCAACTCCTTTATGGATTCCGTGGTTACTTTTCGTGATTTACAGAGCATGGGCCTGAAGGTTTCAAACAAGGTCGGCACTGAGGCTGATTATGATTTCACCCGTTTTTTACGCTCTGATAATCCCCCGAATCCCCCGCGTAATCTGGTGGTTGAACAACAGATTTTTGCTAATAAGCTCACATGGGAGAATCCATCTGACAAGGACTTGTCCCATATTGAGGTCTGGTGTTCAGTTGGTTCTGATTCTCTGTCTGATTCTGAGCGGATCGCAGTCGTAACCAAGCCTGTTGCTGAATACACTCATTCCGGGCTTAATACTCGCACCTCTCATTACTACTGGATTAGGTCTTTCAACTGGGCTGGCAAATATTCTGTATGGGCTCCAAAGCAGGGCGGATATTTGGTCGAAGCCTCTCTTGATACAGCTCGTGAAGAGTCTCTGCATGTTTTGCAGAACAGCATTACCGAGGGGCAATTGTATGGCGATCTGAATAGCCGAATTGATCTTGTTGATGGTCCAGAATCTTTGCCTGGATCAGTAAATGCGCGTGTTAAAACAGAGGAAACAGCCCGTACTGATGCCGATGGTGCGTTGGCAGCACAAGTCCAAATAGTGCAGGCCAATGTTGACGACAACACCGCTGCTATACAAACCGAAGCGACAGCAAGAGCTGATGCCGATGGGGCGTTGGCTGCCGAGTATTATATAAAGACTGATGTGAATGGCTATATTGCCGGGTTTGGTGTTGCTAATGACGGGGCGACTTCAGAAGCTGTCTTTCTTGTTGATAAATTTGCGGTGATAACACCGGGCCAGACTCCGAAAGTTCCGTTTGTCATTGCTCCGCTTGACGGAGTGCCTACAGTCGGCATTGACGGCAATATGATTGTTGACGGTTCTATTTCAGCAAGAACTCTGGATGCTGAAATAATTACCGGAGCTTTCCTAGCTGCTTCCGCTCAGATTCAGTTGGGCCTTAACGGTCTGCTGCGTATGCAGGAAGGTGCAAAGCTTTTTGCCGGAGCCGGGAACTTGTTGCTGGATACATCCGGCAATAAAACTCGCTTAATGATAGGACAGGACGGTGCTTTGGACGTTGACGGTAACGTTGCTGCCGAAATGGATTACATGGTCCTGTTTGGCGGGGATATACAGTTTTATCGCTGGCTGGATAATGACCACCGTATGTACAAGGCGCTCAAGCGCTGGGAAACCGGATGGGCTAATAACGGTGAGTGGGTTGAAATCCCCGGATACTGGTTAGCCCCACCTAAAATACAGCTTAGTCCGCGTAATCTCACTTGCTATGACCATGCGTCACCAACCGTAAATCAAGCTTTAAATACCAATGTTACAGAGATTGATTTAATAGAAGGGTATAACAACAGATATAAATTTAAAGCCAATGCCAGACTCGTTATCGCTGCGGGATCGTCAGATTTTAATGTGGGGCTTTCCGATCTGGTTACAACCGATGATGATTTTGCAAGAACCTCAGCTTATACCACTCCGAACTATTGCACTGCCGCATCAATAAAATGTTATGTGCGAAGTAAAAAACCAACCGAAATAATAAACACATATCACAAAAGAAATGTTCTGATTGAAATTTATGTAGATAATGAGAAGAAATCAGAACAGCTGGTTGAAATAGGCGAGACTCTTGGTCCTAAAGAAGTCATAACTTTTATTTCAGGTCTGAACTCAGGTATTCATAAAATATATTTAAAGGCTACAGCCAGTGATTCCGAGGGAACTTTTGTTACTGCGGACGGTTTGAAGTATGATGAAAGGACCATCAGCGGGTACACTGAATACACTGATCCAGAAGCACATGCCTCTGCTTCTGCCAACTCCTATCCTTCAGGATCTGATTCCGACAGTGACTATGACAGATTCCCTGTTCCCTATCCTTCAGCCGGGGATGGATGGGAACGTGTAAAAGCTTTTTATACTTTCACCTATTCAAAAAGAACAACAGCGACCGATCTTGCCAGTGCAAGTGCTGGATTTTCTTTGAGGGGCGGCCTTTCTGATGGGCAAAACATTGTTGACACTGTTGAGATTACACCGCCTGTAAGTTCTGCAAAAGTATCGGCCTCTGCTTCTGCTTCGGCTCATAAACCTGAAGAATATGGGTCTGCATATGCTTCCATACAAGTCCATTCCATAAGTGTCTCTATGACGGTCAGAAAACCAAAGGCCTCAAATGATATGGCTGAAACAGAAATAATTTTTGATTCAGCCACATTGACTCTTACCGGTGCAAACCCTCTTGCAGAGGGAACCGTAAACTATATTGCCATAGGAGAATAA
- a CDS encoding phage holin family protein, whose product MSYDQFKDFGPWAKLSVPVLIAAAGGVVRVLQRDGQCSVKSLFVGAITSMFAGVCVHLLITDLQLSEAVKAGIVGVSGFASGDLLRALSTRACKIAKGGK is encoded by the coding sequence TTGTCATACGATCAGTTTAAAGATTTTGGGCCATGGGCAAAACTATCTGTTCCAGTACTGATTGCCGCAGCTGGTGGCGTCGTGCGAGTCCTCCAACGTGACGGCCAATGTTCGGTGAAGTCTCTATTTGTTGGAGCTATTACGTCAATGTTCGCGGGAGTATGTGTACATCTGCTTATTACAGATCTCCAACTCTCTGAAGCTGTAAAAGCTGGAATAGTTGGCGTCAGTGGCTTTGCAAGTGGCGATTTGCTGAGAGCCTTATCTACTCGTGCGTGCAAAATAGCTAAAGGGGGAAAATAA
- a CDS encoding N4-gp56 family major capsid protein, which yields MADTEFGLNDPLAVQRWSNSLAVEAAKKQYFNKFMGEGDDSLIKVKKELEKGKGDKITVGLRMKLSGDGVEGDNTIEGTAAEEALTFFNDKLTIDQRRKGTRVAGKMTEQRVPYNLRKESRDALSIWFAEDSDEQIMMYLAGARGINADFHVPTSFTGRADNALQVPDAGHIIYGGDATGKANIDAADLMALGLVEKLVAKAETSNPMMLPFLVDGEKKFVLLMHTYQAYALRTSTSENDWLEIQKAVGLRGPKNNIYKNALGEYSDVIMHKHRNVIRFSDYGAGGDVSAARALFLGAQAGMIAFGGSTKKNRYSWNEETDDRGNKLAVTAGCIYGVKKSRYNSKDFGVIAVDTACSDPNA from the coding sequence ATGGCTGATACCGAATTTGGACTCAATGATCCGTTAGCTGTCCAGCGATGGTCTAACTCCCTCGCTGTTGAAGCTGCCAAGAAGCAGTACTTCAACAAGTTCATGGGTGAAGGTGACGACTCCCTGATCAAAGTTAAAAAGGAATTGGAAAAGGGCAAAGGCGACAAAATCACTGTCGGCCTGCGCATGAAGCTTTCCGGTGACGGTGTTGAAGGTGACAACACCATTGAAGGAACTGCCGCTGAAGAAGCTCTGACCTTCTTCAACGACAAGCTGACCATTGATCAGCGTCGTAAGGGAACCCGCGTAGCCGGTAAAATGACCGAACAGCGCGTGCCTTATAACCTCCGTAAAGAAAGCCGCGATGCTCTGTCCATATGGTTTGCTGAGGATAGTGACGAGCAGATCATGATGTATCTGGCCGGTGCCCGTGGAATCAATGCTGACTTCCATGTCCCGACTTCCTTTACTGGTCGTGCGGACAATGCACTTCAGGTTCCTGACGCGGGGCACATCATTTACGGTGGTGACGCCACTGGTAAGGCAAATATTGATGCTGCTGACCTGATGGCCCTTGGCCTGGTTGAAAAGCTTGTTGCCAAAGCTGAAACCTCCAACCCCATGATGCTGCCTTTCCTCGTTGATGGTGAAAAGAAATTCGTGCTGCTCATGCACACCTATCAGGCATACGCCCTGCGCACTTCTACTTCCGAAAATGACTGGCTTGAAATCCAGAAGGCTGTAGGACTGCGCGGTCCCAAGAACAACATCTACAAGAATGCTCTCGGCGAATACTCCGATGTCATCATGCACAAGCACCGTAACGTGATCCGCTTCAGCGATTATGGTGCTGGCGGCGACGTCAGTGCTGCTCGTGCCCTGTTCCTCGGTGCTCAGGCCGGAATGATCGCTTTCGGTGGTTCCACCAAGAAGAATCGTTATTCCTGGAACGAAGAAACCGATGACCGTGGCAACAAGCTGGCTGTAACCGCAGGCTGCATCTACGGCGTTAAAAAGTCCCGCTACAACAGCAAAGACTTCGGCGTAATCGCAGTCGATACCGCCTGCTCCGACCCCAATGCATAA
- a CDS encoding RusA family crossover junction endodeoxyribonuclease: MKFTVPIEPKAQMRARHAVRGRHAMAYKDKKQEQAEDTLNTFLIQSRPDEPMIGPLMLRVKAYLPIPKSKTKKFKAGALAGKIRPTVKPDMDNLLKMIKDCMTQMRYWEDDKQVVEYLPGTGKYYSDRPRWEIELKPWVPDMALLSEVA, from the coding sequence ATGAAATTTACCGTCCCCATTGAACCAAAAGCCCAGATGAGAGCACGGCATGCCGTCAGAGGCAGGCATGCTATGGCATACAAGGACAAAAAGCAGGAGCAGGCCGAAGACACACTGAACACTTTTCTCATCCAGTCTCGCCCAGATGAACCAATGATCGGGCCGCTTATGCTCCGAGTTAAAGCTTATCTCCCAATACCGAAATCCAAGACAAAGAAATTTAAAGCTGGAGCCTTAGCCGGTAAAATTAGGCCGACTGTTAAGCCGGATATGGATAATTTGCTCAAAATGATCAAAGACTGCATGACCCAGATGCGCTACTGGGAGGATGATAAGCAAGTCGTGGAATATCTGCCAGGCACTGGAAAGTATTACAGTGATCGGCCCAGATGGGAGATTGAGCTGAAACCGTGGGTGCCTGATATGGCTTTGCTGTCGGAGGTGGCGTGA
- a CDS encoding helix-turn-helix domain-containing protein — MNMSTKPFDKEAAKSWEVILSKLNELRESGLTLDQIGKILGVANATVSRWLSRVQGGERNSFGEMVRYAKILGISPAEMFGEQEDRDPFEEKLTQEISENINLSGMTINQVADITNIDSEKLAGMLSGSLPLRIKDFYLICKAVGINPTIILNRSSL; from the coding sequence ATGAATATGAGTACAAAGCCTTTCGACAAAGAAGCAGCAAAAAGCTGGGAAGTAATTCTTTCTAAGCTAAATGAACTTAGGGAGTCAGGACTAACACTTGACCAAATAGGGAAAATACTTGGAGTGGCAAATGCAACAGTATCAAGATGGCTCTCCAGAGTACAAGGAGGAGAAAGAAACTCGTTTGGTGAAATGGTTCGTTATGCAAAAATATTAGGGATTTCCCCTGCAGAAATGTTTGGGGAACAAGAAGATAGGGATCCATTTGAGGAGAAATTAACTCAAGAAATTTCTGAAAATATTAACCTTTCTGGGATGACAATTAATCAGGTCGCAGATATTACGAATATTGACAGTGAAAAATTAGCAGGGATGTTATCTGGAAGCCTTCCGTTAAGAATCAAGGATTTCTATTTAATTTGCAAAGCTGTGGGAATTAACCCAACAATTATACTGAACAGATCATCCCTGTAA
- a CDS encoding DUF6682 family protein — translation MKAKEVFLLVSAKLQDMKVNVRRWPWEITADKLSLTDVCNSAIRNIALQRPDATAVTEAIKLQDGVKQVLPTPTNGSGASKNALRLIEVIQNMGSDGTTPGEPILIATKEAMQVGGWGTTSDDVDNYAYDAKSNPEIFWVQPGIAVGASVYVDMTYSAEPDPISGPDDDLPISSTFSGPIVHWMLYELLSGDSSEVNMGTAQFHLSAFYQALGVKLKADLYYPKQIQVVE, via the coding sequence ATGAAAGCCAAAGAAGTCTTCCTCCTAGTCTCCGCTAAATTGCAGGACATGAAGGTCAACGTGCGTCGTTGGCCGTGGGAAATCACTGCTGACAAGTTGTCCCTGACTGACGTCTGCAACTCGGCAATTCGTAACATTGCTTTGCAGCGACCTGACGCCACTGCGGTGACTGAAGCTATAAAGTTGCAGGACGGGGTTAAGCAGGTATTGCCAACTCCGACCAACGGGAGCGGAGCGAGTAAGAATGCTTTGCGGCTTATTGAAGTAATTCAGAATATGGGCTCCGATGGCACTACGCCGGGTGAGCCCATATTGATTGCAACTAAAGAGGCTATGCAGGTCGGAGGGTGGGGAACTACCAGTGATGATGTAGACAATTATGCCTATGACGCTAAGTCAAATCCGGAAATATTCTGGGTTCAACCCGGTATTGCTGTCGGGGCTTCCGTGTATGTGGACATGACCTATTCTGCCGAACCTGATCCTATTTCCGGTCCTGATGATGACCTGCCTATCTCCTCAACCTTTTCCGGTCCTATTGTCCATTGGATGCTTTATGAGCTGCTGTCTGGGGATAGTTCTGAAGTAAACATGGGTACAGCGCAGTTCCATCTTTCCGCATTTTATCAGGCTCTTGGCGTCAAGCTGAAGGCCGATCTTTACTACCCGAAACAAATTCAAGTGGTGGAGTAG